A section of the Streptomyces sp. CG1 genome encodes:
- a CDS encoding PHP domain-containing protein: MRIDLHCHSTASDGTDTPAELVRNAAAAGLDVVALTDHDTTRGYAEAIAALPEGLTLVTGAELSCRVDGVSMHLLAYLFDPEEPALLAERELVRDDRVPRAQGMIAKLNALDVPVTWEQVERIAAGGSVGRPHVATALVELGVVPTVSDAFTEDWLADGGRAYVEKHETDPFEAIRLVKSAGGVCVFAHPAAAKRGRTVPESRIAEMAEAGLDGIEVDHMDHDADARDRLRGLAKELDLLVTGSSDYHGSRKTVSLGAYTTDPEVYGEITRRATGAFPVPGTGGA; the protein is encoded by the coding sequence GTGCGCATCGATCTGCACTGTCACTCCACGGCCTCCGACGGTACGGACACCCCCGCCGAGCTGGTGCGCAATGCCGCCGCTGCCGGGCTGGATGTCGTCGCGCTGACCGATCATGACACCACCCGTGGGTACGCCGAGGCGATCGCCGCACTGCCCGAGGGGCTCACTCTGGTCACCGGCGCCGAGCTGTCCTGCCGTGTCGACGGGGTTTCCATGCATCTGCTGGCCTACCTCTTCGACCCCGAGGAGCCCGCTCTGCTCGCCGAGCGCGAGCTGGTGCGGGACGACCGGGTGCCGCGGGCCCAGGGCATGATCGCCAAACTGAACGCACTGGACGTGCCGGTCACCTGGGAGCAGGTCGAGCGGATCGCCGCCGGCGGTTCCGTGGGGCGCCCGCATGTCGCGACGGCGCTGGTCGAGCTGGGTGTCGTACCGACCGTGAGCGATGCGTTCACCGAGGACTGGCTGGCCGACGGCGGCCGGGCCTACGTGGAGAAGCACGAGACCGACCCCTTCGAGGCGATCCGGCTGGTCAAGAGCGCGGGTGGAGTCTGCGTGTTCGCGCACCCGGCCGCCGCCAAACGCGGTCGCACGGTCCCGGAGTCCCGGATCGCTGAGATGGCCGAGGCCGGCCTGGACGGCATCGAGGTCGATCACATGGACCACGACGCCGACGCGCGCGACCGGCTGCGGGGCCTGGCCAAGGAACTGGATCTGCTGGTCACGGGTTCCTCCGACTATCACGGCAGCCGCAAGACCGTGTCCCTGGGCGCGTACACGACCGACCCCGAGGTGTACGGGGAGATCACGCGGCGGGCCACCGGGGCGTTCCCCGTCCCGGGCACCGGCGGAGCCTGA
- a CDS encoding MarC family protein, with amino-acid sequence MFDVAVFGSLFLTLFVIMDPPGITPIFLALTAGRPAKVQRRMAFQAVCVAGGVIATFGVLGHRILDYLHVSVPALMISGGLLLLLIALDLLTGKTDEPKQTKDVNVALVPLGMPLLAGPGAIVSVILAVQKAGSVSAQISVWSAILAIHVVLWLVMRYSLLIIRVIKDGGVVLVTRLAGMMLSAIAVQQIVNGITQVIRGS; translated from the coding sequence ATGTTCGACGTCGCTGTCTTCGGTTCTCTGTTCCTGACCCTTTTCGTCATCATGGATCCCCCCGGGATCACCCCGATCTTCCTCGCCCTCACCGCCGGCCGTCCGGCCAAGGTGCAGCGCCGCATGGCCTTCCAGGCCGTGTGCGTGGCGGGCGGGGTCATCGCCACGTTCGGCGTCCTGGGGCACCGGATCCTCGACTATCTGCACGTCTCCGTCCCCGCGCTGATGATCTCGGGCGGTCTGCTGCTTCTGCTGATCGCGCTGGACCTGCTCACCGGCAAGACCGATGAGCCCAAGCAGACCAAGGACGTGAACGTCGCGCTCGTCCCGCTGGGCATGCCGCTGCTGGCCGGGCCCGGTGCGATCGTGTCCGTGATCCTGGCCGTGCAGAAGGCCGGCAGCGTGTCCGCGCAGATCTCGGTGTGGTCCGCGATCCTCGCGATCCATGTCGTGCTGTGGCTGGTGATGCGTTACTCGCTGCTGATCATCCGGGTCATCAAGGACGGCGGTGTGGTGCTGGTGACGCGGCTCGCGGGCATGATGCTCTCCGCGATCGCCGTGCAGCAGATCGTCAACGGGATCACTCAGGTGATCCGGGGGAGCTGA
- a CDS encoding NYN domain-containing protein, which yields MEAMNDDLAALGARIDRTNELLERMLAEVAKTPSTHAIFVDAGYLYAAAGRLVAGTEDRRAFDLDAEGLIEALIDRARSVFADSRLLRVYWYDGARRRIHTAEQQTIAELPDVKVRLGNLNANNQQKGVDSLIRSDLESLARHRAISDAALLGGDEDLVSAVEAAQGYGARVHLWGIEAPEGRNQAEPLLWEVDSQRTLDLDFFKPYVSRRTAAAYDTTAGTRPTREDVRFVGAQIAAKWLAARGRETLADLLPGHPYLPGSVDQDLLVEAEGLLQYSLRGQADLRRALRDGFWDHLQGQY from the coding sequence ATGGAGGCGATGAACGACGACCTGGCGGCCCTGGGCGCCCGCATCGACCGCACGAACGAGCTGCTGGAACGCATGCTCGCCGAGGTGGCGAAGACGCCCTCCACCCACGCGATCTTCGTCGACGCGGGGTATCTGTACGCGGCCGCCGGCCGGCTGGTCGCCGGGACCGAGGACCGGCGGGCCTTCGACCTCGACGCCGAGGGCCTGATCGAGGCCCTCATCGACCGCGCCCGCTCGGTCTTCGCGGACAGCCGCCTGCTGCGCGTCTACTGGTACGACGGCGCCCGCCGCCGCATCCACACCGCCGAGCAGCAGACCATTGCCGAACTGCCCGACGTCAAGGTCCGCCTGGGCAACCTCAACGCCAACAACCAGCAGAAGGGCGTCGATTCACTGATCCGCTCCGACCTGGAGTCCCTGGCCCGCCATCGCGCCATCAGCGACGCGGCGCTCCTCGGCGGCGACGAGGACCTGGTCTCGGCGGTCGAGGCGGCGCAGGGGTACGGCGCCCGGGTCCACCTCTGGGGCATCGAGGCCCCCGAGGGCCGCAACCAGGCCGAGCCGCTGCTCTGGGAGGTCGACAGCCAGCGCACGCTCGACCTCGACTTCTTCAAGCCGTACGTCTCCCGCCGCACGGCCGCCGCCTACGACACCACAGCCGGCACCCGCCCCACCCGCGAGGACGTCCGCTTCGTCGGCGCCCAGATCGCGGCGAAATGGCTGGCCGCCCGAGGCCGCGAGACCCTGGCCGACCTTCTGCCCGGCCACCCCTACCTCCCCGGCTCCGTCGACCAGGACCTGCTGGTCGAGGCCGAGGGCCTGCTCCAGTACTCCCTGCGCGGCCAGGCAGACCTCCGCCGAGCCCTCAGGGACGGCTTCTGGGACCACTTGCAGGGCCAGTACTAG
- a CDS encoding alpha/beta fold hydrolase translates to MSRPATFVPPPGARAYSLRSARGEFAVIDSPVADGVEARGVALLLPGFTGSKEDFNPLHVPLGQRGYRTVAVDGRGQYESDGPETDESAYAREELARDVLAQAEALGQPVHLLGHSLGGQISRAAVLLDHAPFRSLTLMASGPGRISEPQQQRVKLLQDALAVMSMAEVWDAMRAMETPEETETATLDGGLDDRDDLRRRWLGTKPAQLLATGRQLCTEPDRVAELAAVPLPFHILSGARDDTWPLPLLDDMTVRLKARRTVIEDAEHSPNTDQPLPTARAIADFWDDATAEG, encoded by the coding sequence ATGAGCAGGCCCGCCACCTTTGTCCCGCCCCCCGGTGCCCGTGCGTACTCCTTGCGCAGCGCACGTGGGGAGTTCGCCGTCATCGACTCTCCCGTGGCCGACGGGGTCGAGGCCCGGGGCGTCGCGCTGTTGCTGCCGGGGTTCACCGGGAGCAAGGAGGACTTCAATCCACTGCATGTGCCGCTCGGGCAGCGCGGGTACCGGACCGTGGCCGTGGACGGGCGCGGGCAGTACGAGTCGGACGGACCCGAGACCGACGAATCCGCTTACGCGCGCGAGGAGTTGGCGCGGGACGTGCTGGCGCAGGCCGAGGCGCTCGGGCAGCCGGTGCATCTACTGGGCCACTCCCTCGGCGGGCAGATCTCACGCGCGGCCGTACTGCTCGACCACGCGCCCTTTCGCTCGCTGACCCTCATGGCCTCCGGACCCGGGCGGATCTCGGAGCCCCAGCAGCAGCGCGTGAAGCTGCTCCAGGACGCGCTGGCGGTGATGAGCATGGCGGAGGTGTGGGACGCGATGCGGGCGATGGAGACGCCCGAGGAGACCGAGACGGCGACGCTCGACGGCGGTCTCGACGACCGGGACGACCTGCGGCGCCGCTGGCTGGGCACCAAGCCCGCCCAGCTCCTCGCCACCGGGCGCCAGTTGTGCACGGAACCGGACCGCGTCGCGGAACTGGCCGCCGTACCGCTGCCGTTCCACATCCTGTCGGGCGCGCGGGACGACACCTGGCCGTTGCCCTTGCTGGACGACATGACGGTACGGCTGAAGGCGCGGCGGACGGTGATCGAGGACGCCGAACACTCCCCCAACACCGACCAGCCCCTGCCCACGGCCCGCGCGATCGCCGACTTCTGGGACGACGCCACCGCAGAGGGCTAG
- a CDS encoding DEAD/DEAH box helicase — MTLTTTFRELGILPETAEALEAVGIINPFPIQEMTLPVALSGTDVIGQAKTGTGKTLGFGLPLLERVTVPADVEAGRAAPEALTDAPQALVVVPTRELCTQVTNDLLTAGKVRNVRVTAIYGGRAYEPQVETLKKGVDVVVGTPGRLLDLAGQKKLNLKHVKCLVLDEADEMLDLGFLPDVEKIIDMLPVKRQTMLFSATMPGAVIGLARRYMSRPTHIRATAPDDEGATVANIKQFVYRAHNMDKPEMVARILQAEGRGLAMIFCRTKRTAADIAEQLQRRGFASGAVHGDLGQGAREQALRAFRNGKVDVLVCTDVAARGIDVEGVTHVINYQSPEDEKTYLHRVGRTGRAGAKGTAITFVDWDDIPRWQLINKALELDFNDPVETYSSSPHLFSDLGIPAGTKGTLPRSERTRAGLQAEELEDLGETGGRGARGRGGRNGRGGHAESNAAPAERERPSRTPRRRRRTRGGAPLDATTDAPAATTAPAPAAESGPAEESPTAPRALRRRRRTRSGVSEQQVPAAETTETADAAVETVDTVEAPVALETPEKPRRRRTRKSAEPTVTAPVAETVAEPAAETIVTVAETVTAPDIATVEAPEAKPRRRTRKTAAPAAETAVATADNAKSTENTDEAAPAPKSRRTRKTAAAAEAAVDTAEATEAKPRRTRKAAATAATAEAPEAEAKPRRTRKTAAAAEAAVDTAETTEAKPRRTRKTAATTATAEAPEAEAKPRRTRKTAASAAVDTAEGAEAKPRRTRKTAATAPEPTEAPEAEVKPRRTRKTAAAAVTAETPEAEAKPRRTRKTAAAVAEVDGTAEVAVPKVRRTRKAVAEAAGAEIPAQATEEPEAKPRRRTRKAAAAAEVTEA; from the coding sequence ATGACCCTGACTACGACGTTTCGAGAACTCGGAATCCTCCCCGAGACCGCCGAGGCCCTGGAGGCCGTCGGCATCATCAATCCCTTCCCCATCCAGGAGATGACGCTCCCCGTCGCCCTGTCCGGCACGGATGTCATCGGCCAGGCCAAGACCGGCACCGGCAAGACGCTGGGCTTCGGTCTTCCGCTCCTGGAGCGCGTCACCGTCCCCGCCGACGTGGAGGCCGGACGCGCCGCCCCCGAGGCCCTCACGGACGCCCCGCAGGCCCTCGTCGTCGTCCCCACGCGCGAGCTGTGCACCCAGGTCACCAACGACCTGCTGACGGCCGGCAAGGTCCGTAACGTGCGGGTGACCGCGATCTACGGCGGCCGGGCCTACGAGCCGCAGGTGGAGACCCTGAAGAAGGGCGTCGACGTGGTCGTCGGCACCCCGGGCCGGCTGCTCGACCTCGCGGGCCAGAAGAAACTGAACCTGAAGCATGTCAAGTGCCTGGTCCTCGACGAGGCCGACGAGATGCTCGACCTGGGCTTCCTGCCCGACGTCGAGAAGATCATCGACATGCTGCCGGTCAAGCGCCAGACCATGCTGTTCTCGGCGACCATGCCGGGCGCGGTCATCGGCCTCGCCCGCCGCTACATGTCCCGGCCCACCCACATCCGCGCCACCGCGCCGGACGACGAGGGCGCGACGGTCGCGAACATCAAGCAGTTCGTCTACCGCGCGCACAACATGGACAAGCCGGAGATGGTCGCCCGCATCCTGCAGGCCGAGGGCCGCGGACTGGCGATGATCTTCTGCCGTACGAAGCGTACGGCCGCCGACATCGCCGAGCAGCTGCAGCGCCGCGGGTTCGCCTCCGGCGCGGTCCACGGCGACCTCGGGCAGGGCGCCCGCGAGCAGGCGCTGCGCGCCTTCCGCAACGGCAAGGTCGACGTCCTGGTCTGCACCGATGTCGCCGCGCGCGGCATCGACGTCGAGGGCGTGACCCACGTCATCAACTACCAGTCCCCGGAGGACGAGAAGACGTATCTGCACCGGGTCGGCCGTACGGGCCGCGCGGGCGCCAAGGGTACGGCGATCACGTTCGTCGACTGGGACGACATCCCGCGCTGGCAGCTGATCAACAAGGCGCTGGAGCTGGACTTCAACGACCCGGTGGAGACGTACTCGTCGTCCCCGCACCTGTTCTCCGACCTCGGCATCCCCGCGGGCACCAAGGGCACCCTGCCGCGCTCGGAGCGGACCCGTGCGGGTCTGCAGGCGGAGGAGCTGGAGGACCTCGGCGAGACCGGTGGCCGCGGTGCGCGCGGTCGCGGTGGCCGGAATGGGCGCGGCGGCCACGCCGAGTCCAACGCCGCCCCGGCCGAGCGCGAGCGTCCGTCCCGTACCCCGCGCCGACGCCGCCGCACGCGCGGTGGCGCTCCGCTGGACGCCACCACCGACGCCCCGGCCGCTACGACCGCTCCGGCACCGGCCGCCGAGTCCGGCCCCGCGGAGGAGTCCCCGACGGCACCCCGCGCCCTGCGCCGCCGTCGCCGTACGCGCAGCGGAGTGTCGGAGCAGCAGGTGCCGGCCGCCGAGACCACCGAGACCGCAGACGCTGCCGTCGAGACGGTGGACACGGTGGAGGCCCCGGTCGCGCTGGAGACCCCGGAGAAGCCGCGCCGCCGCCGCACCCGCAAGTCGGCGGAACCGACGGTGACGGCGCCTGTCGCCGAGACCGTGGCTGAGCCTGCGGCCGAGACGATCGTGACGGTGGCGGAGACCGTGACGGCTCCCGACATCGCGACGGTGGAGGCACCGGAGGCCAAGCCGCGCCGTCGCACGCGCAAGACGGCGGCGCCCGCTGCGGAAACGGCCGTCGCGACGGCCGACAACGCCAAGTCCACCGAGAACACGGACGAAGCCGCCCCCGCGCCCAAGTCGCGCCGCACGCGCAAGACGGCAGCGGCCGCCGAGGCCGCGGTGGACACGGCCGAGGCCACGGAGGCCAAGCCGCGCCGCACCCGCAAGGCCGCAGCGACCGCGGCGACCGCCGAGGCCCCGGAAGCCGAGGCCAAGCCCCGCCGCACGCGCAAGACCGCGGCAGCCGCCGAGGCGGCAGTGGACACGGCCGAGACCACCGAGGCCAAGCCGCGCCGCACCCGCAAGACGGCAGCGACCACGGCGACCGCCGAGGCCCCGGAAGCCGAGGCCAAGCCCCGCCGCACCCGGAAAACGGCCGCCAGCGCCGCCGTCGACACCGCCGAAGGCGCGGAGGCCAAGCCGCGCCGCACGCGCAAGACGGCTGCCACCGCGCCGGAGCCGACCGAGGCCCCCGAAGCCGAGGTCAAGCCCCGCCGCACGCGCAAGACCGCAGCGGCCGCGGTGACCGCCGAGACTCCGGAAGCCGAGGCGAAGCCGCGCCGTACCCGGAAGACGGCCGCTGCCGTCGCCGAGGTGGACGGTACCGCCGAGGTTGCCGTGCCCAAGGTGCGGCGGACCCGTAAGGCCGTCGCCGAGGCGGCCGGTGCGGAGATCCCGGCGCAGGCCACCGAGGAGCCGGAGGCCAAGCCGCGGCGCCGTACCCGCAAGGCAGCGGCGGCCGCCGAGGTCACCGAAGCCTGA
- a CDS encoding ferritin-like fold-containing protein — protein MTSSDKPENDSAAPTGVAAQDWAQAAADPHYRAAVVDLLGALAYGELAAFERLAEDAKLAPTLADKAELAKMASAEFHHFERLRDRLTEIGEEPTAAMDPFVAALDGFHKQTAPSDWLEGLVKAYVGDSIASDFYREVAARLDSDTRELVLAVLDDTGHAEFAVEKVRAAIDADPRVGGRLALWARRLMGEALSQSQRVVADRDALSTMLVGGVADGFDLAEVGRMFSRITEAHTKRMAALGLAA, from the coding sequence ATGACTAGCTCTGACAAGCCTGAGAACGACTCCGCAGCGCCCACCGGCGTCGCCGCCCAGGACTGGGCGCAGGCCGCCGCCGACCCGCACTACCGTGCCGCCGTCGTGGACCTGCTCGGCGCGCTCGCGTACGGGGAGTTGGCGGCGTTCGAGCGGCTCGCGGAGGACGCGAAGCTCGCGCCGACCCTCGCGGACAAGGCGGAGCTGGCGAAGATGGCCTCGGCCGAGTTCCACCACTTCGAGCGGCTGCGGGACCGGCTGACGGAGATCGGCGAGGAGCCGACGGCCGCGATGGACCCGTTCGTCGCCGCGCTCGACGGCTTCCACAAGCAGACCGCGCCCTCGGACTGGCTGGAGGGCCTGGTCAAGGCGTACGTCGGCGACTCGATCGCGAGCGACTTCTACCGGGAGGTCGCGGCCCGGCTCGACTCCGACACCCGGGAACTGGTTCTCGCCGTTCTCGACGACACCGGGCACGCCGAGTTCGCTGTGGAGAAGGTACGGGCCGCCATCGACGCCGACCCGCGCGTGGGCGGCCGGCTGGCGCTGTGGGCGCGGCGGCTGATGGGGGAAGCGCTGTCGCAGTCCCAGCGGGTGGTCGCCGACCGGGATGCGCTGTCGACGATGCTCGTGGGCGGGGTGGCCGACGGGTTCGATCTCGCGGAGGTCGGGAGGATGTTCTCGCGGATCACTGAGGCGCACACCAAGCGGATGGCTGCGCTGGGCCTCGCGGCCTGA
- a CDS encoding DUF3107 domain-containing protein: MEVKIGVQYAPREIVLESGQSVEEVERLVSDALSGKTQLLSLEDEKGRKVLVPTDRLAYVEIGEPTVRKVGFGAL; encoded by the coding sequence GTGGAGGTCAAGATCGGCGTGCAGTACGCGCCCCGCGAGATCGTTCTGGAGAGCGGTCAGAGCGTCGAGGAGGTCGAGCGTCTGGTGTCCGACGCCCTGTCCGGCAAGACGCAGCTGCTGAGCCTCGAGGACGAGAAGGGCCGCAAGGTCCTGGTGCCGACCGACCGCCTGGCGTACGTGGAGATCGGCGAGCCGACCGTGCGCAAGGTGGGGTTCGGCGCGCTGTAG
- a CDS encoding TetR/AcrR family transcriptional regulator: protein MTAIEQTEAARPRGTRLPRRARRNQLLGAAQEVFVAQGYHAAAMDDIAERAGVSKPVLYQHFPGKLDLYLALLDQHCESLIQSVRGALASTTDNKQRVRATMDAYFAYVEDDGGAFRLVFESDLTNEPAVRERVDKVTNDCAEAICEVIAEDTGLSRAESMLLASGLGGLAQVVARSWLHSDRSVPRDQAVQLLASLAWRGIAGFPLHGTEHH from the coding sequence GTGACAGCCATCGAGCAAACTGAGGCGGCGCGCCCACGTGGCACCCGTCTGCCGCGCCGAGCCCGACGGAACCAGCTGCTGGGCGCGGCCCAGGAGGTTTTCGTCGCGCAGGGCTATCACGCCGCGGCGATGGACGACATCGCCGAGCGGGCCGGCGTGAGCAAGCCGGTGCTCTACCAGCACTTCCCCGGCAAGCTCGACCTGTATCTGGCCCTGCTGGACCAGCACTGCGAGTCGCTGATCCAGTCCGTGCGGGGCGCGCTGGCCTCGACGACCGACAACAAGCAGCGCGTCCGGGCCACGATGGACGCCTATTTCGCATACGTCGAGGACGACGGCGGCGCCTTCCGGCTGGTCTTCGAGTCGGACCTGACGAACGAGCCCGCGGTCCGCGAGCGCGTCGACAAGGTCACGAACGACTGCGCCGAGGCGATCTGCGAGGTCATCGCCGAGGACACCGGCCTGTCACGCGCGGAGTCGATGCTGCTCGCCTCCGGCCTCGGCGGTCTCGCCCAGGTGGTGGCCCGCTCCTGGCTGCACAGCGACCGCAGCGTGCCGCGCGACCAGGCGGTGCAGCTGCTGGCCTCGCTGGCCTGGCGGGGCATCGCCGGCTTCCCGCTGCACGGCACCGAACACCACTGA
- a CDS encoding alpha/beta fold hydrolase encodes MSSTESPSVPAASVLPKVAPVRVGEGERLRSVGLPGVTLSVRSRRPAGEGLPPALYVHGLGGSSQNWSTLMAELDGVVDSEALDLPGFGDSPPPDDGNYSVTGHARAVIRYLDAAGRGPVHLLGNSLGGAVTTRVAAVRPDLVRTLTLVSPALPELRIQRTAAPTALLGVPGVAALFTRLTREWTAEQRVRGVMALCYGDPTRVSPEAFQDAVEELERRLQLPYFWDAMARSARGIVNAYTLGGQHGLWRQAERVLAPTLLVYGGRDQLVGFRMAARAARSFRGSRLLSLPDAGHVAMMEYPEVVATAFRELLADHGQSGTDAEGAVTVPGAGS; translated from the coding sequence ATGTCTTCGACCGAGTCGCCGTCCGTGCCGGCCGCCAGTGTGCTTCCGAAGGTGGCGCCCGTCCGGGTCGGTGAGGGCGAGCGGCTGCGGTCCGTGGGGCTGCCCGGGGTCACCCTGTCGGTCCGTTCCCGCCGTCCCGCGGGCGAGGGCCTGCCGCCCGCGCTGTACGTCCACGGGCTCGGCGGCTCCTCGCAGAACTGGTCGACGCTGATGGCCGAGCTGGACGGCGTCGTCGACAGCGAGGCGCTGGACCTGCCGGGCTTCGGCGACTCACCGCCGCCGGACGACGGGAACTACTCCGTCACCGGGCACGCGCGCGCGGTGATCCGCTATCTCGACGCGGCCGGCCGCGGCCCGGTCCACCTGCTCGGCAACTCGCTCGGCGGCGCGGTCACCACGCGCGTGGCCGCCGTACGGCCCGACCTCGTCCGTACGCTCACCCTCGTGTCGCCCGCCCTGCCGGAGCTGCGCATCCAGCGCACCGCGGCGCCGACCGCCCTGCTCGGCGTGCCCGGGGTCGCCGCCCTGTTCACCCGGCTCACCAGGGAGTGGACGGCCGAGCAGCGGGTGCGCGGGGTCATGGCGCTCTGCTACGGCGACCCCACGCGCGTGTCGCCCGAGGCGTTCCAGGACGCCGTCGAGGAGCTGGAGCGGCGGCTGCAGCTGCCGTACTTCTGGGACGCGATGGCCCGCTCCGCGCGCGGGATCGTCAACGCGTACACGCTCGGCGGACAGCACGGGCTGTGGCGCCAGGCCGAGCGGGTGCTCGCGCCGACCCTGCTCGTCTACGGCGGCCGCGACCAGCTCGTCGGCTTCCGCATGGCCGCCCGCGCCGCCCGCTCCTTCCGTGGCTCCCGCCTGCTGTCCCTGCCGGACGCCGGGCACGTGGCGATGATGGAGTACCCGGAGGTGGTGGCCACGGCGTTCCGTGAACTCCTCGCGGACCACGGGCAGTCGGGTACGGACGCCGAGGGCGCCGTCACCGTTCCCGGTGCGGGGAGCTGA